Proteins encoded together in one Flavobacteriales bacterium window:
- a CDS encoding flavodoxin reductase, which produces MPGGLHRVEVLGAVFLNATVKRFTLSRPKGFRFTPGQGCMVSIDRDGWRDKARPFTFTALPRARTLELIVKIYDAHEGVTRQLRTVGTGEHLLLGEAFGTISYQGPGVFLAGGAGITPFLAILRQLHQDKALRGHTLIWSNRRADDVFLDDELGRMLGRHYLKTFTRESVIGFRDRRIDRDDLVSVVHDFDQRFYLCGPENFVTDLKVQLLDLGAAAESLVFEA; this is translated from the coding sequence CTGCCAGGCGGCCTCCACCGCGTGGAGGTGTTGGGTGCGGTCTTCCTCAACGCCACCGTCAAGCGGTTCACTCTCAGCCGCCCGAAGGGGTTCCGGTTCACCCCCGGGCAAGGCTGCATGGTGTCCATCGATAGGGACGGTTGGCGCGACAAAGCGCGGCCATTCACGTTCACTGCGCTGCCCCGGGCGCGCACCCTGGAGCTCATCGTCAAGATCTACGACGCGCACGAAGGGGTCACGCGGCAGTTACGCACGGTGGGGACGGGCGAGCACCTGTTGCTGGGCGAGGCCTTCGGGACCATCAGCTACCAAGGGCCGGGCGTCTTCCTCGCGGGTGGCGCCGGCATCACCCCCTTCCTGGCCATCCTGCGCCAGCTGCATCAGGACAAGGCCCTGAGGGGACACACGCTCATCTGGTCCAACCGTCGCGCGGACGATGTGTTCCTGGATGACGAACTGGGCCGGATGCTGGGCCGGCACTACCTGAAGACCTTCACCCGCGAGAGCGTCATCGGGTTCCGCGACCGCCGGATCGATCGGGATGACCTGGTGAGCGTGGTGCACGACTTCGACCAGCGCTTCTACCTCTGTGGTCCGGAGAACTTCGTGACCGACCTGAAGGTCCAGCTACTGGACCTCGGCGCGGCGGCGGAAAGCCTGGTGTTCGAGGCCTGA
- a CDS encoding class I SAM-dependent methyltransferase, whose translation MDNAFIATTFDWDHRTPTAWQLFMNKAFRKLRLPMRLTPAPSDMANVEARMNLFHLLEQVIAYKVPGDIVDLGCNAGDSTIVMQKVVSALVPERQVHAFDSFEGLPELTGTDVADGVYGKGYMAAPLDLFKRKFDALGLKQPHIHKGWFQDTVPQGLPDRIAFALIDGDLYESTKHVLPHVYARMAPGAIGMIAVYYDEKVLARRGLSGGYRSPGVKRACDEFFADKPEKVHVLYANEYSNGYFRKR comes from the coding sequence ATGGACAACGCCTTCATCGCCACCACCTTCGACTGGGACCACCGCACGCCGACCGCGTGGCAGCTGTTCATGAACAAGGCCTTCCGCAAGCTTCGGCTGCCCATGCGGCTCACGCCCGCTCCGAGCGACATGGCCAACGTGGAGGCCCGCATGAACCTCTTCCACCTCCTGGAGCAGGTGATCGCCTACAAGGTGCCCGGCGATATCGTGGATCTGGGCTGCAATGCGGGGGACAGCACGATCGTGATGCAGAAGGTGGTGAGCGCGCTCGTTCCGGAGCGGCAGGTGCATGCCTTCGACAGCTTCGAGGGCCTGCCCGAGCTCACCGGCACGGACGTGGCCGACGGGGTCTACGGCAAAGGCTACATGGCCGCGCCGTTGGACCTGTTCAAGCGGAAGTTCGATGCGCTGGGCTTGAAGCAGCCCCACATCCACAAGGGGTGGTTCCAGGACACTGTGCCGCAAGGGCTGCCCGACCGCATCGCCTTCGCCCTCATCGACGGGGACCTGTACGAGAGCACCAAGCACGTGCTGCCGCACGTGTATGCCCGCATGGCGCCCGGAGCCATCGGCATGATCGCCGTGTACTACGATGAAAAGGTGCTGGCGCGCCGCGGGCTTTCCGGCGGATACCGCTCGCCCGGCGTGAAGCGGGCCTGCGATGAGTTCTTCGCCGACAAGCCGGAAAAGGTGCACGTGCTCTACGCGAACGAGTACTCGAACGGGTACTTCCGCAAGCGCTGA
- a CDS encoding VOC family protein translates to MHVLFILYVRSQAVSRDFYRTLLGAEPVLDVPGMTEFDLGHCKLGLMPEDGIARIITPALPHPGEGTGLPRCELYLLLEALGPAIERAHLASATVVAAAKDHDWGHRVAYFADPDGHVLALAEPIAQG, encoded by the coding sequence ATGCACGTGCTCTTCATCCTATACGTCCGCTCGCAGGCCGTCAGCCGCGACTTCTACCGCACCCTGCTGGGCGCTGAACCGGTGCTCGATGTGCCGGGCATGACGGAGTTCGACCTCGGCCATTGCAAGCTGGGCCTGATGCCGGAGGACGGCATCGCGCGGATCATCACGCCTGCCCTGCCACATCCCGGTGAAGGGACCGGCCTCCCGCGCTGTGAGCTTTACCTATTGCTGGAGGCCCTGGGTCCAGCCATCGAACGTGCCCACCTGGCGTCCGCCACTGTCGTTGCGGCGGCGAAGGACCATGACTGGGGGCACCGCGTGGCCTACTTCGCCGACCCCGATGGCCATGTGCTGGCCCTCGCCGAACCCATTGCACAAGGATGA
- a CDS encoding DUF1905 domain-containing protein: MAARKPALRTYRFTAPLEKMNAQMAFMYVEVPIDVEKEFGTRSRVRVQGTVNGVAVDRALMPQKSGVHIIILGGEIRRAAKLKRVGDIVQVEFWKHPDPDELELPEALAETLDFLPEMKAAWDALTPGMRRSMCYWVGSAKTEATQAKRVAELLRRFEAGDFQVGKGPGDRPPRR; encoded by the coding sequence GTGGCCGCCCGGAAACCCGCCCTCAGGACCTACCGCTTCACCGCTCCGCTGGAGAAGATGAACGCACAGATGGCCTTCATGTACGTGGAGGTGCCCATCGACGTGGAGAAGGAGTTCGGGACCCGCAGCCGCGTACGTGTGCAAGGCACGGTGAACGGCGTGGCGGTGGACCGCGCCCTGATGCCCCAGAAGAGCGGCGTGCACATCATCATCTTGGGCGGTGAGATCCGGAGGGCGGCCAAGCTGAAGCGTGTGGGCGACATCGTCCAGGTGGAGTTCTGGAAGCACCCGGACCCGGATGAGCTGGAGCTGCCTGAAGCCTTGGCCGAGACGCTCGACTTCCTCCCCGAGATGAAGGCCGCGTGGGACGCGTTGACGCCCGGCATGCGGCGCAGCATGTGCTATTGGGTGGGCAGCGCCAAGACCGAGGCTACGCAGGCCAAGCGGGTGGCCGAGCTGCTCCGCCGCTTCGAGGCCGGCGACTTCCAGGTGGGCAAGGGCCCCGGCGATCGCCCACCTCGTCGGTGA
- a CDS encoding prolipoprotein diacylglyceryl transferase: MAIIPIFGATMHHLLHLIFELAAFAVGYAYFQRLRAGQGDPIPEPKRVWIIIGAAAGALLGSRLLGALEDPAKLAADGWSLFIAFNNRTIVGGLLGGLVGVELTKKAIGVRTSSGDLFTYPLILGMVIGRVGCLLGGLEDNTYGVATDLPWGIDLGDGVRRHPTNLYEILWLGALWLGLRAIERRWTLANGARFKLFMVGYLAFRLAIEPIKPQPILALGLSTIQWASVAGLLYYFRVWMQPRTLFISTTDGHR, from the coding sequence ATGGCGATCATCCCCATCTTCGGTGCAACGATGCATCACCTGCTGCACCTGATCTTCGAGCTGGCCGCCTTCGCGGTGGGCTACGCCTACTTCCAACGGCTGCGCGCAGGGCAGGGCGATCCGATCCCCGAGCCGAAGCGCGTGTGGATCATCATCGGTGCGGCGGCCGGTGCCTTGCTGGGTTCACGCCTCCTCGGTGCCCTGGAGGATCCCGCCAAGCTGGCGGCCGATGGGTGGTCGCTCTTCATCGCCTTCAACAACCGCACGATCGTGGGCGGGCTGCTCGGCGGACTGGTGGGGGTGGAGCTCACCAAGAAGGCCATCGGCGTGCGCACCAGCAGCGGCGACCTCTTCACCTACCCGTTGATCCTGGGCATGGTGATCGGCCGCGTGGGCTGCCTGCTCGGCGGGCTGGAGGACAACACCTACGGCGTAGCCACCGACCTGCCCTGGGGCATCGATCTGGGCGATGGCGTGCGCCGGCACCCCACCAACCTGTACGAGATCCTGTGGCTCGGCGCGCTGTGGCTCGGGCTTCGCGCCATCGAACGGCGCTGGACCCTGGCGAACGGCGCGCGCTTCAAGCTCTTCATGGTCGGCTACCTGGCCTTCCGCCTCGCCATCGAACCCATCAAGCCGCAGCCCATCCTCGCCCTCGGCCTTTCCACCATTCAGTGGGCCAGCGTGGCCGGTCTGCTGTATTACTTCCGGGTGTGGATGCAACCGCGGACGCTCTTTATTTCAACCACAGATGGACACAGATGA
- a CDS encoding DegT/DnrJ/EryC1/StrS family aminotransferase, with the protein MPGTELFGEEEKKEVMDVLNTGVLFRYNHDAQRKGIWKAKDFEAEIAKFTGAKHALAVSSGSTAVSSMLAACGVGYGDHVIVPPFTFVATIEAVLLAGAIPVFAEIDETLCLSAEGIRNACTPQTKAVLLVHMCGAAADIDGILAVCNEKGIMLIEDTAQALGATYKGKHLGLFGKMGSFSFDFFKIATCGEGGVIISNDEQLLKTAEYMSDHGHNHEGDNRGMEQHPIMGTNFRIGEINAAIGLAQTRKLPMMVAKQRANKAVIQARLWKIPGLSFRKQCDDAGDSATFFHLLLPTADAAFALHKELGGQGIGTMYWFNNMYHYIKQWDHVKNLSMPYKLVAHELGLPQDLKTMTFPKSDAVISRLVSFNIRVTWTVEELDALLGKMEGAVRKAMESAYA; encoded by the coding sequence ATGCCCGGCACCGAACTTTTCGGCGAAGAGGAGAAGAAGGAAGTGATGGACGTCCTGAACACCGGCGTCCTGTTCCGCTACAACCACGATGCCCAGCGCAAGGGCATCTGGAAGGCGAAGGACTTCGAGGCCGAGATCGCGAAGTTCACCGGCGCGAAGCACGCGCTGGCGGTGAGCAGCGGCAGCACGGCGGTGAGCAGCATGCTCGCGGCCTGCGGCGTAGGTTACGGTGATCATGTGATCGTGCCGCCCTTCACCTTCGTGGCCACCATCGAGGCGGTGCTGCTGGCCGGCGCCATCCCCGTGTTCGCCGAGATCGACGAGACGCTCTGCCTCAGCGCCGAGGGCATCCGCAACGCCTGCACGCCACAGACCAAGGCCGTGCTGCTCGTGCACATGTGCGGCGCCGCGGCCGACATCGACGGCATCCTCGCTGTCTGCAACGAGAAAGGCATCATGCTCATCGAGGACACTGCCCAGGCGCTCGGCGCCACGTACAAGGGCAAGCACCTCGGCCTCTTCGGCAAGATGGGCAGCTTCAGCTTCGACTTCTTCAAGATCGCCACCTGCGGCGAAGGCGGCGTCATCATCAGCAACGATGAGCAACTGCTGAAGACCGCCGAGTACATGAGCGACCACGGCCACAACCACGAGGGCGACAATCGTGGCATGGAGCAGCACCCCATCATGGGCACCAACTTCCGCATCGGTGAGATCAACGCCGCCATCGGCCTGGCCCAGACGCGCAAACTGCCCATGATGGTGGCGAAGCAGCGCGCGAACAAAGCCGTCATCCAGGCGCGACTTTGGAAGATCCCTGGTCTATCCTTCCGCAAGCAATGCGACGATGCGGGCGACAGCGCCACCTTCTTCCACCTGCTGCTTCCCACGGCCGATGCGGCCTTCGCGCTGCACAAGGAACTCGGCGGGCAAGGCATCGGCACCATGTACTGGTTCAACAACATGTACCACTACATCAAGCAGTGGGACCATGTGAAGAACCTGAGCATGCCCTACAAGCTGGTGGCCCACGAGCTCGGTCTGCCGCAGGACCTCAAGACCATGACCTTTCCCAAGAGCGACGCCGTCATCAGCCGCTTGGTGAGCTTCAACATCCGCGTGACGTGGACCGTGGAGGAGTTGGATGCGTTGCTGGGGAAGATGGAGGGAGCAGTGCGGAAGGCGATGGAGTCCGCCTACGCTTAG
- a CDS encoding translation initiation factor, protein MKKRHTLSDLGGLVYSTNKGLSTEREPATLPPQQQDLRIHLDRLGGNKVVTRIVGFVGKPGDLDDLGRTLKSKCGVGGNTKDGVILLQGDHRDKVLAYLTEKGYKAKKAGG, encoded by the coding sequence ATGAAGAAACGCCACACCCTCTCCGACCTCGGTGGCCTGGTGTACAGCACCAACAAGGGCCTCAGCACCGAACGCGAGCCTGCCACCCTGCCACCGCAGCAGCAGGACCTCCGCATCCACCTGGACCGCCTGGGGGGCAACAAGGTGGTGACGCGGATCGTGGGCTTCGTGGGCAAGCCCGGCGACCTCGATGACCTCGGCCGCACGCTCAAGAGCAAATGCGGCGTGGGCGGCAACACCAAGGACGGCGTGATCCTGCTGCAAGGCGACCACCGCGACAAGGTGCTGGCCTACCTGACGGAGAAGGGGTACAAGGCCAAGAAGGCGGGGGGGTAG
- a CDS encoding DoxX family protein, whose protein sequence is MGTDLLLGYTGIDLLRMAFAAMVAILFLQSGLDKALNWKGNLEWLTGHFAKSPLKDSVPLLLPVITAVELSAGSCAAIGLVQVAFHGDATLGAWGCLLGALAITMLFFGQRVAKDYAGAASLVPYFLLCAGGMWVFMS, encoded by the coding sequence ATGGGTACAGACCTGCTTCTCGGCTACACCGGGATCGACCTGTTGCGCATGGCCTTCGCCGCTATGGTGGCCATCCTCTTCCTGCAATCGGGGCTGGACAAGGCCTTGAACTGGAAGGGCAACCTGGAGTGGCTCACGGGGCACTTCGCGAAGTCGCCGTTGAAGGACTCCGTGCCGCTGCTGCTGCCGGTGATCACGGCGGTGGAGCTGTCCGCCGGGTCCTGTGCGGCGATCGGTCTTGTGCAGGTGGCCTTCCATGGGGATGCCACCCTCGGGGCTTGGGGCTGCCTGTTGGGCGCCCTGGCGATCACCATGCTCTTCTTCGGCCAGCGCGTGGCGAAGGACTATGCGGGGGCGGCGAGCCTGGTGCCCTACTTCCTGCTGTGCGCGGGGGGGATGTGGGTGTTCATGTCCTGA
- a CDS encoding VCBS repeat-containing protein produces the protein MFPPVLPMRHHLFLATIVLSPSMAAQNSCSTALPIGPGIHVVPAITGAPATLVCSENAVMASASAWYAYTAAQDTNVRIVTHVQGQPDQDTRVSVAVGLCTALGCLTGDDDSGPNLTSAFSFRAEQGTTYRIIIENTNGNQGCAFELSEFANPSAPVDMVTFSGFGLNDPQPILGVVDLNDDGLDDLVVPGEFALTVHHQQANGTFVPQVTPHGLIVNPASQGLAVGDIDNNGRPDLFYAGAQNSFQVMMADANGTSYVPTAISLGGATFRNNLVDVDADGHLDGFVTSDLALNLLLHNDGAGNLAFTNHTYGTICGNKASIWSDVDNDGRVDAYFTKSGCTEEDVLMHNDGSLVLTAVNDPVVVQDHDARSSAWGDFDNDGDMDAFVGASGSPNWSFRHLLLRNDGNGAFTNVILGSGLDVFHATGSEWVTHDLNNDGRLDILGGGRVHYGMGNMQFVRGGVLMPEAVGDLNNDGSLDLTGYNVVMLSSGTANHWLRVRTVGTVSNRSGIGARVEVHTAQGLQIRDIRSGEGARFMSSLYAHFGLGASPAIDQVVVRWPSGIVDVVPMPAADTLLTVVEGTMPMGLNDAERTTLNLYPNPTTDRLFLADPAPWAGAELRILDALGREVLRTTAARNGVDVSGLRPGSYWLRRSSGTEVRAWPFVKE, from the coding sequence ATGTTCCCACCAGTCCTGCCCATGCGCCACCACCTCTTCCTCGCCACCATCGTGCTGAGCCCGTCCATGGCCGCCCAGAACTCGTGCAGCACCGCGCTCCCCATCGGCCCTGGCATTCACGTGGTGCCTGCCATCACTGGCGCACCGGCCACCCTGGTCTGTAGCGAGAATGCCGTGATGGCCTCGGCCAGCGCCTGGTACGCCTACACCGCCGCCCAGGACACCAATGTGCGCATCGTCACACATGTGCAGGGCCAGCCCGACCAGGATACCCGCGTCAGTGTGGCCGTCGGGCTGTGCACCGCCCTGGGCTGCCTCACGGGCGATGATGATTCGGGTCCCAACCTCACCTCAGCCTTCAGCTTCCGCGCCGAACAGGGCACCACCTACCGGATCATCATCGAGAACACGAACGGCAACCAGGGCTGCGCCTTCGAGCTCTCCGAGTTCGCCAACCCATCCGCTCCGGTGGACATGGTCACCTTCAGCGGCTTCGGCCTGAACGACCCGCAGCCCATCCTGGGCGTGGTGGACCTGAACGACGACGGGTTGGACGACCTCGTTGTGCCGGGGGAGTTCGCGCTCACCGTGCATCACCAGCAGGCGAACGGCACCTTCGTGCCACAGGTGACCCCGCATGGGCTCATCGTCAACCCGGCCTCGCAAGGTCTGGCCGTGGGCGACATCGACAACAACGGGCGGCCCGACCTCTTCTACGCCGGCGCGCAGAACAGCTTCCAGGTGATGATGGCCGATGCCAACGGCACCAGCTACGTCCCGACCGCCATCAGCCTCGGCGGGGCCACCTTTCGCAACAACCTGGTGGACGTGGACGCGGACGGGCATCTGGACGGCTTCGTGACGAGCGATCTGGCGCTCAACCTGCTGCTGCACAACGATGGCGCCGGGAACCTGGCGTTCACCAACCACACCTACGGCACCATCTGCGGCAACAAAGCGTCCATCTGGTCGGACGTGGACAACGACGGTCGGGTGGACGCCTACTTCACCAAAAGCGGTTGCACCGAGGAGGACGTGCTGATGCACAACGACGGCAGCCTGGTGCTCACCGCGGTGAACGACCCCGTGGTGGTGCAGGACCATGATGCCCGCAGCAGCGCCTGGGGCGACTTCGACAACGACGGGGACATGGACGCCTTCGTGGGCGCGAGCGGCAGCCCCAATTGGAGCTTCCGCCACCTGCTGCTGCGCAACGACGGCAACGGCGCGTTCACCAACGTGATCCTGGGCTCCGGGCTGGACGTGTTCCACGCCACGGGCTCGGAGTGGGTGACCCACGACCTGAACAACGACGGTCGGCTGGACATCCTGGGCGGCGGGCGCGTGCATTATGGCATGGGCAACATGCAGTTCGTGCGCGGCGGGGTGCTGATGCCCGAGGCCGTGGGCGACCTCAACAACGATGGCAGCCTCGACCTCACCGGTTACAACGTGGTGATGCTCAGCAGCGGCACGGCGAACCATTGGCTGCGCGTGCGCACCGTGGGCACCGTCAGCAACCGCAGCGGCATCGGCGCGCGGGTGGAGGTGCACACGGCGCAGGGCCTACAGATCCGCGACATCCGCAGCGGCGAGGGCGCACGCTTCATGAGCAGTCTCTATGCTCACTTCGGGCTGGGCGCCTCCCCCGCCATCGACCAGGTCGTCGTCCGTTGGCCCAGCGGCATCGTGGACGTGGTGCCGATGCCTGCGGCGGACACCCTGCTCACGGTGGTGGAAGGCACCATGCCCATGGGGTTGAACGATGCCGAACGGACCACGCTCAACCTGTACCCGAACCCGACCACCGACCGCCTCTTCCTCGCTGATCCCGCCCCATGGGCCGGTGCCGAGTTGCGCATCCTGGATGCCCTGGGCCGGGAGGTCCTCCGCACCACCGCAGCGCGGAACGGGGTCGACGTCTCAGGCCTGCGGCCAGGCAGTTATTGGCTGCGGAGGTCGAGCGGGACCGAGGTGCGCGCCTGGCCCTTCGTCAAGGAGTGA
- the tnpA gene encoding IS200/IS605 family transposase, translating to MSTYFKLHFHIVIGTKNRVACLDKSWRPQLWEYMGGTIRGLRGVPHGVGGWNDHVHLLIDLKPTQVIADVVRELKKASTEWVRQNTREKTFQWQEGYGVFSVGWRERDAIKSYIAGQEDHHRHTSFREELIHMLNEAGVEFDPNYLP from the coding sequence ATGTCCACCTATTTCAAGCTGCACTTTCACATCGTGATCGGCACCAAGAACAGGGTGGCCTGCCTGGACAAGTCCTGGCGACCACAGCTATGGGAGTACATGGGCGGAACCATTCGCGGACTGCGTGGTGTGCCGCATGGAGTTGGTGGATGGAATGACCATGTGCATCTGCTCATCGACCTGAAGCCGACGCAGGTGATCGCTGATGTGGTGCGCGAACTGAAGAAGGCATCCACCGAATGGGTGCGGCAGAACACACGAGAGAAGACCTTTCAGTGGCAGGAAGGCTATGGTGTGTTCTCCGTCGGTTGGCGCGAACGGGATGCGATCAAGTCCTACATCGCTGGGCAGGAGGACCATCATCGGCACACGTCCTTCCGTGAAGAACTGATCCACATGCTGAACGAGGCGGGCGTGGAATTCGATCCGAACTATCTGCCGTAG
- a CDS encoding recombinase, which translates to MHAPSAVSPTLQAALEAVLRHHFDAPDGWREASDPLRPLVDLVNALRRHRPRRPEAPVPLTALIELLEQMPAHRAALAACLRAQVEGRSLRGALTDPGILAHSDLFGEVLRRVRKKLLPELPEEGSIQRLLVQLFYQRGDDRWLSRIPDDDARTLFRLLGGRAFRADGGDDGAYAEVLQAAVVLGHRVTGRAMEPELLRMVPDLDRYENPFLALQRELDDLQQRVHRDRQLIRTDDLDHRHLLVLLGQCMATIDQAFANSATQGISLRVNQSLLRMRQQLERMRVLLHLAAVAPEADAEDRTVALARTLAVINGGRNNIRDLLADSTQQVSFEITQHTGRTGEHYITSTAAEYRHMFLSAAGGGAIVAFMCIVKVMLGLLHPPLFVKALLASLNYAAGFILIYLAGATLATKQPAMTAATLVRSLKEDRGGDYAAFAELFARLFRSQFVAFMGNVLLAFPVALGLVAGLHALTGFNVGGHIWLKLVSELNPLTSLALPHAAIAGVFLFLSGLIAGSVANTTRHERIPERIAEHPWLKRTVGTRGARRLADLYARRWAGIASNLWFGVFMGSTAAIGLFLGLPLDIRHITFAAGNLAIGLFGSGWQLGPWVLMWSVAGIGLIGFVNFAVSFGLSLSLAMRSRAIPYRDLSAILLAIGRHARRHPLRFLVPTRASARAEVPNG; encoded by the coding sequence GTGCACGCGCCCTCCGCCGTCTCCCCCACCCTGCAAGCCGCACTGGAGGCCGTGCTCCGGCACCACTTCGATGCGCCCGACGGTTGGCGCGAAGCGTCGGACCCGCTGCGCCCCTTGGTGGACCTGGTGAACGCCCTGCGCCGCCATCGTCCGCGGCGACCGGAGGCTCCCGTGCCGCTCACCGCCCTGATCGAGCTATTGGAGCAGATGCCTGCGCACCGGGCCGCATTGGCCGCCTGCCTGCGCGCGCAGGTGGAGGGCCGCAGCCTGCGCGGCGCCCTCACCGACCCGGGCATCCTGGCCCACAGCGACCTCTTCGGCGAGGTGTTGCGCCGCGTGCGCAAGAAACTGCTGCCCGAACTGCCCGAGGAGGGCTCCATCCAACGGCTGCTCGTGCAGCTCTTCTACCAGCGCGGCGACGACCGCTGGCTGTCGCGCATCCCGGATGACGATGCGCGCACCCTGTTCCGGCTGCTCGGCGGGCGGGCCTTCCGCGCGGACGGCGGCGACGACGGGGCCTATGCCGAGGTGCTGCAGGCGGCCGTGGTGCTGGGCCATCGGGTCACCGGCCGCGCCATGGAACCCGAGCTGCTGCGCATGGTGCCCGACCTGGACCGCTACGAGAACCCCTTCCTCGCCCTGCAGCGTGAGCTGGACGACCTGCAGCAGCGGGTGCACCGCGACCGGCAGCTCATCCGCACGGACGACCTGGACCACCGGCACCTGCTGGTGCTGCTGGGCCAGTGCATGGCCACCATCGACCAGGCCTTCGCCAACAGCGCCACCCAGGGCATCAGCCTGCGGGTGAACCAGAGCCTGCTGCGCATGCGGCAGCAGCTGGAGCGCATGCGCGTGCTGCTCCACCTGGCGGCCGTGGCACCGGAGGCCGATGCGGAGGACCGCACCGTGGCCCTCGCACGGACCCTGGCGGTGATCAACGGCGGCCGCAACAACATCCGCGACCTGCTGGCCGACAGCACCCAGCAGGTGTCCTTCGAGATCACCCAGCACACGGGCCGCACCGGCGAGCACTACATCACGTCCACGGCCGCCGAGTACCGGCACATGTTCCTGAGCGCCGCAGGCGGCGGGGCCATCGTGGCCTTCATGTGCATCGTGAAGGTGATGCTCGGCCTGCTGCACCCGCCGCTGTTCGTCAAGGCGCTGCTCGCCAGCCTCAACTACGCCGCAGGCTTCATCCTCATCTACCTCGCTGGCGCCACCCTGGCCACCAAGCAGCCCGCGATGACCGCCGCCACGCTGGTGCGCAGCCTCAAGGAGGACCGGGGTGGTGACTATGCGGCCTTCGCCGAGCTCTTCGCCCGCCTGTTCCGTTCGCAGTTCGTGGCCTTCATGGGCAACGTGCTGCTGGCCTTCCCCGTGGCGCTGGGGCTGGTGGCCGGCCTCCACGCCCTCACCGGCTTCAACGTCGGCGGCCACATCTGGCTGAAGCTGGTGAGCGAATTGAACCCGCTCACGTCCCTGGCGCTCCCCCATGCCGCCATCGCCGGGGTCTTCCTCTTCCTGTCGGGCCTCATCGCCGGCAGCGTGGCCAACACCACCCGCCACGAGCGGATCCCCGAGCGCATCGCCGAGCACCCGTGGCTGAAGCGGACCGTGGGCACCCGGGGCGCCCGCCGCCTGGCCGACCTGTACGCGCGCCGATGGGCGGGCATCGCCAGCAACCTGTGGTTCGGCGTCTTCATGGGCAGCACCGCCGCCATCGGCCTGTTCCTTGGCCTTCCGCTGGACATCCGCCACATCACCTTCGCGGCCGGCAACCTGGCCATCGGCCTGTTCGGCTCCGGGTGGCAGCTCGGCCCGTGGGTGCTGATGTGGAGCGTGGCGGGCATCGGCCTCATCGGCTTCGTCAACTTCGCGGTGAGCTTCGGCCTCAGCCTCTCCCTGGCCATGCGCAGCCGCGCCATCCCCTACCGCGACCTGTCCGCCATCCTGCTGGCCATCGGCCGGCATGCCCGGCGCCACCCCCTGCGCTTCCTGGTGCCCACCCGCGCCAGCGCCCGGGCCGAGGTGCCGAACGGTTGA
- a CDS encoding iron-containing alcohol dehydrogenase, which yields MQLFRNFKSVTKTCYGRGSFGKLGEILDPHRSTGKGYMVFLVDHYFEGKADFLARIPKQAQDEQIFCSTKKEPSTEQIDRLRDDILTRRGLPAGLVGIGGGNVMYVAKALSLMFTNEGSSVQYQGLNLIKKPGIYHCGVPTISGTGAEVSMTAVLTGPVKKLGLKCDWTVFDQIVLDPDLIATVPTDQWFYTGMDTYIHSVEAITGTKKNTFAEAYSEKALDLCREVYLKRDRSDPKSDELLMVASYMGGLSLTYSEVGVCHALSYGLGKVLEMHHCFANCVAFNQLEDVYGEYVHEFKHMVKERGVNLPANLSRDWDETTLDAMAEVAYNLPHMWDHAFGPDWMQVLDRERIKGWYRRM from the coding sequence ATGCAACTGTTCCGCAACTTCAAGTCCGTCACCAAGACCTGCTACGGCCGCGGCAGCTTCGGCAAGCTGGGCGAGATCCTGGATCCGCACCGCAGCACCGGCAAGGGCTACATGGTCTTCCTCGTCGACCACTACTTCGAGGGCAAGGCCGACTTCCTGGCGCGCATCCCCAAGCAGGCGCAGGACGAGCAGATCTTCTGCAGCACCAAGAAGGAGCCCAGCACGGAGCAGATCGACAGGCTGCGCGACGACATCCTCACGCGCCGCGGCCTGCCCGCGGGCCTGGTCGGCATCGGTGGTGGCAACGTGATGTACGTGGCGAAGGCGCTCAGCCTCATGTTCACCAACGAGGGCAGCAGCGTGCAGTACCAAGGGCTCAACCTGATCAAGAAGCCCGGTATCTACCATTGCGGTGTGCCCACGATCAGCGGTACGGGCGCGGAGGTGAGCATGACGGCCGTGCTCACCGGACCCGTGAAGAAGCTCGGCCTCAAGTGCGATTGGACGGTCTTCGACCAGATCGTGCTCGACCCGGACCTCATCGCCACGGTGCCCACCGACCAGTGGTTCTACACCGGCATGGACACCTACATCCACAGCGTGGAGGCCATCACCGGCACCAAGAAGAACACCTTCGCCGAGGCCTACAGCGAGAAGGCGCTCGACCTATGCCGCGAAGTGTACCTGAAGCGCGACCGCAGCGACCCCAAGAGCGACGAGCTGCTGATGGTGGCCAGCTACATGGGCGGCCTCAGCCTCACCTACAGCGAGGTGGGCGTGTGCCACGCACTGAGCTACGGCCTGGGCAAGGTGCTGGAGATGCACCACTGCTTCGCGAACTGCGTGGCCTTCAACCAGCTGGAGGACGTGTACGGAGAGTACGTGCACGAGTTCAAGCACATGGTGAAGGAGCGCGGCGTGAACCTGCCCGCCAACCTGAGCAGGGACTGGGACGAGACCACCCTCGACGCCATGGCCGAAGTGGCCTACAACCTGCCGCACATGTGGGACCACGCCTTCGGCCCCGACTGGATGCAGGTGCTGGACCGTGAGCGGATCAAGGGGTGGTATCGGAGGATGTGA